The Antedon mediterranea chromosome 7, ecAntMedi1.1, whole genome shotgun sequence genome has a segment encoding these proteins:
- the LOC140055767 gene encoding uncharacterized protein translates to MSATRAKSKQISETTEATPMPRQLKVPATTDLRTDTSSSEIKALRKDLKEMFVDINKRIEDGISSIKSNQQVLIERITKVEETQRIMDQSLEYYTTSTTETQASVSRLNTRIDNIETELKEKNKQISNLEVNIHRMERYSRGFNLRFGGINEDENENTLDKLNKLISDKLHLKDINIENAHRTGKQTRGDQKPRQIIAKFIYRPERNEVLKKVKSLKNKDFYAMEDLTASDAKKKREYRDIMLKAYNEGRHPVFRNGSLYIDGRLYREPTK, encoded by the coding sequence ATGAGTGCTACTAGAGCGAAATCTAAACAAATATCTGAAACTACTGAGGCAACGCCTATGCCACGTCAGCTTAAAGTTCCCGCGACTACTGACTTGAGGACTGACACGTCATCTTCTGAAATAAAGGCCCTGAGAAAAGATCTAAAAGAGAtgtttgttgatattaataAAAGAATCGAAGATGGAATATCGTCGATCAAATCCAATCAACAAGTACTAATAGAAAGAATAACAAAAGTGGAAGAAACACAACGTATTATGGACCAGTCATTGGAATATTACACAACATCCACTACGGAAACCCAAGCGAGTGTAAGTAGATTAAATACACGTATTGACAACATTGAAACAGAACTGAAGGAGAAAAATAAGCAAATTAGTAACCTAGAAGTGAATATTCATAGAATGGAAAGATATTCAAGAGGATTTAATTTACGATTTGGAGGAATAAATGAAGATGAGAACGAAAATACACTagataaactaaataaactTATAAGCGATAAACTACACCTGAAGGATATTAACATTGAAAACGCCCATAGAACCGGTAAACAGACCAGAGGAGACCAAAAACCTAGGCAAATAATTGCTAAATTTATCTATAGGCCAGAACGAAACGAGGTTCTTAAGAAGGTGAAGtcactgaaaaataaagatttttatgCAATGGAGGACCTTACAGCATCAGATGCCAAGAAGAAACGTGAGTACCGAGACATAATGTTGAAAGCATACAATGAAGGAAGACATCCTGTATTTAGAAATGGATCATTATATATAGATGGGAGACTATACCGTGAACCTACAAAGTGA